From the genome of Pseudomonas sp. FP453:
CGGTGCCGTTACCGAGCATGTAAACCGTCTCGCCAATGATGCGTGGGTCACACATGCCAATTTCATCCAGCACCAGGAGCCCGTCTGAATGGGCGGCTGCGATGGACTCCAGGGCGTTATCTGTCGAGCGCCATGAGCGCACTAGACGCGGCCCGCCATAAACCGATGCAGCGACTTGCAGGTGAGTGGTCTTGCCCCCGGAGCTGTCGCCGTAGAGATGGAAGCCGCCCGACTCATGCCCGAGTAGGTTGAGCAGAGGTCCTGCAAAAGCCACAGAGACGACAAATGCCAAGCGGTGGTTGCCAACGCACAGTGCCGCGATTTGCTGCTGCCATTGCTCCAGAGAGCCCGCTTCGCTGATTGGTGGAAGCTGCGCACCGGCTTCATAAAAATGCAGGTGTTCGGCGTGCGAACCGATTTGCTGTTCCGGCAAAAGGAAAGCGTTGTCGTGCCACCCCAGGCGCGTTACCAAGCGTGCGCGCTGGGCACTGTCGAAGCCTCCGAGGTAACTCTGCAGGTCGTTGCGGGCATTGCGTCCTGATCGACTTCCTGCAAGGCGCAGGCCCATGTCTACCAGCGGGCCGAGTACGTCCTTGCCGAAGTCGCCGGTCATCGTCCGAGCAGGAATGTTCCAACGTTTTTTGGCGCCGTCCGGGTCATCGAACTCAACCAACAAACCCCAGTTGTGGCCCTTGTCGTCACGAGTGCGGGCGATGATTTCCAGAGGCGAGCACACGGGGCGCGCCTCGCCATCATCGCCGGAATAAAAGACCCCTTCAGGCGTCAGGCGAAAGCCGCCTGGCAACAGGTCGGTTTTCGATTTGGCAGGGCGTTTGGCGGGCGCTTTGGCCTTCTGTTCTTGAGGCTCAGTGGGCTCAGTGGCACCGCCGAAAAACTCGCCGCTGCGCACCAGCTCGGCGACGTGGTCTGCGGTCCAGCCTTTGGCTAATGCATCCGCTGCATCATCGCCATCCGCCCATTTTCCACCCTTGATGAGCGTCGGTTTGCTGCCTTTGCTGCTTGGCTTGAGCTTAAACACGTCGAGCGAGATTCGTTGCACTGAAGCGGCGCCCAGCTCAATCAGCTTGAGCTCGATGGCGTCCATGCACGCTGTGCCGCTAGCATCGTTATCCGGCCACAGCACCACAGCGCGCCCTTTGAGTGGTGTCAGGTTGGCTTTGTGCCAGGAGTTGGAGCCGTTCGGCCAGCACGTGGCTACGTGGTCGGGCATCAGTTCAGCGGCGGCGTCAGCAGCCTTTTCGCCTTCACACAGCACCACAGTCGCATCGACACGCTGTGCCAGGTCATCCAGGCGCAGCAATGGCCGAGGCTCAGGCAATCCTTGCCAGCGCCATTGCGTGGTTTGTCCATCGGAGCGCTTGCACCAGGTCAACGGCGCAAAGACCTTTCGCGGTTTGCCGTCTTCATCTGGGCCCAGGTCGAAGCGATACTGCGCCATGACCGGTTGGCCCTGTGCATCGCGATAGATCCACACCTTTGACGGAACACCGTGTTGCCGGTGTCTGGCTGGGCACTTGTTCATGGCCTCGGCCGGGATCGGCTGAATTGCGATCCACTCCGGCGTTGCGCTCTTGGCCGGTGCGCTTTTGGTAGTCGCAGAACCTGCGGAAACACTGAGCAGATCCGCAAGCTTTTTGCAGGCCTCAACGTCCGTGCCGCCGTCGATGTAGCGCACTAGGTCGATCAGGTCGCCGCCCTTATCGCCGGTGGCAAAATCCGCCCAGGTGCCTTTGCTCAAATTGACCTTGAGCGAGCCTGCACGTTTGTCCGTGCGCGTGGGGTTTGGTGCGGTGTATTCCTTGCCGCCGTCGACGCGTTTGCCATTTGGCAGCCAATGAGTAAGGACGCGGTCGATGTTCTTCAGGGCAGTGCTTTTTACGTCGGCAAAGCTGGGGCGTTTTGAGGTGTTGCCGGTGCGCTGAGTCATGGTGCGATCCTCGACTCAAGCAACGCCTCGTTCACGTCGTCGATCAGCGCCTTAGCCATCTCGCCGAGGTAGAACGCAGGCCAACTAAAACGCTCGCCCGCATCGCTGATGGCGGCGTCGAGGATCAGTTGATTGGCGTGGTGCAGAGTCTGGGAGACGGCTTCAAGTGCGTCCTCTAGCGGGATACCAGCATTCACCGGAAACAGGTTTTGGCCGTTACCGTTGGCAGGGGAAAACTCGGACCGTCCAAGCGTGCTTGAGTGGGTCACAGCGCACCGCCTTTCTGGCTCATTGGCACAGAGGAGGCATCACCGTACATGGTGAGTGTTTTGATCAAGCCTAAGGTGCCGCGTACGTCCCAAATAACTGACGACAGCACGCGGTTGGAAAGCAGGGGTTTATCGCCGTCTAAGTGATCTTCCAACAGCATGAGAACTGAATCGGCACGGTCGAGCGCACAGGTGATGGCGTCGATAGGCAGACCGGCTTCGGCGTCTTGGCTGACGCAGAGGAGATCCTCGGGTAGTGCAAAGCCTGGGAGCATGCTCATTGGGCACCCCCAGCGGCTTCCAGAGCTCGCGCTTTGGACATATGGACGTTATAACGGGAGAGGCGTGTAGCGAGGCTGGAGTTGGCATGTAAAGCGGAGAGAGCCATTGCTCGATGAGCAGCGGCGCGAATTTTGGACGGATTGAGGGCGTGTTTCATCTGTGTAGCTCCTTGATTTGAGGAGCTGCCACGTTCGTTACCAAGCGAATGGGTGGCAGCTGTGCGCAGGTTGGTAAACCGGGAATCAAGGAACCCGGCAGGCACGAATGCCTCCCACGCACAGCCGCCATAACACGTAACTGCGGGCACAAAAAAAGCGCCTGCAATCGTAATGGGGGCGCTGTTGCGCCTTGATTTCGTCGGGTTACCAAGCCCGTTCGCTGAATTTGCAGCGACTACCGGAGAGTAACGTCCGTTTTTTGAAAGCGCAACCGTGCGGATCACTTGCGGATTTTTTCGGTGAAGAATAAATTGCTCAGGCATGCAGATTTACCTCAACGCCTCCGGTTGCCGCCGGAGGCGTTTTCGTTTCAGGCATTGGCTTCCCAGCGCAGGGAGAGCAGTGGGAGGAAGTCGCCGTCGAGGCAAGATCGTGCATCTTCGTAAGCGTCGATTTGTTGCCCTTCATCTACGATCACTGCACGCGGGGCTTCGTTGGGTACTGACAGTGCGCACCAGGTGCCGTCAGCCCATCGCATGACTAGAACTACTCGATTCAGGTGTTTTTGTTGCGTTCTGTGACGCTCAAAACGTTGCATCCACCGCGACGAGAAACCGACTTTTCTGAGTGCAGAAAAGGGCTGCAAAATGGCCTTGTTAGCGACACGATTAGTCATGCCGCCACCCGGTCGCGGGCCGCGATACGCGCCCGTGTCCAATTCAAAATTTCGGCTAATACCCAAGCGACCGGAGCCCCACGCGCATTGCTATCGGTGAGCTTCACGGCTTGCGGAAAGCCGCTATCTGGCTGGCTCATAAGTTTGTAAACCGTTGCGCGGGCGATACCTGTCAGGGCTATGACTTGATTGATGCGTATCAGCGTGGCGGCCGGATCGAACTGTCCCAGTTCCGTATGATGCGCGCTGATCGGCAAGCATGCGGATCCGCTAGGGGCCTTTTGGTGACTTTCTCGTGGAGTGGAGGGGGCAAGCCCCACAACTTTTGCAGATTGCTTTGGGGTGCTCATCAGGTCCTGTCTCCAGCGGTTTTTGCAGGTGAGCGCAGTTGGGTTTCAAGCCACGCGACCACGTCTTGGGAGCGATAACGAACCCGAGACCCGGTTTTGATATAGGGAAGTGAGTTGCTGCGAGAACTTCGCCAGGCGGCAAGCGTTCGGCTGGACAGACCTAGTGCATTAGCGACTTGGTCGGTAGTGAGCAAACAAGCAGGGGTGAGAGAGGTAGTGGAGTGGTCTGAAGTGTCGTGAGGCTGCATAGCGCGTTTCCTGTCGTAGTTCGTACAGGCCCCAGCTATGTAAACGATTTTCTATTTTTTAAAAGTTTTATTTTTATAGTTTTCGAAGCAGGTTTTATGGATAAGACAATTTAATTGAGCAAGATCGCAGCAAGGTTTCAGTTTTTTTCGGGGCTGTCCTACCTTGCCATACTGGTTTTCTATACAGTTGAAAATCGGAAAGTGAGAAATGAAACCCGGTGAGGTCCCGACGAACGGTAGTCCCCTGCGCCCCTTCTGGTAGTCCGATAACAGCGGCCCCTCCTTAGCGTGGGGCGACCAATAAGAGATGGCCGCCAGAGGTTTTGGGCGCCTTAGGCGTAACACGCTTTTGACGCGTAACACATGATGTACGGATCTCTTTTAATACGTGTTACGCAAGAAATATTAAATAAAATCAATTGGTTGATCGGATGCGTAACGTGCGTAACACCAGTAACATCGATTTTTGATGGGTATGGGGTTGGCGTATTCAACCCGCCTTTCCAAACCTTCCCTGAATAATGTTGCCATCTACTAGCTCATCCAGATGATCTGCGTACCACTGCATCATCACTCTGCGCTGAGGTAGGTAAACCGCCTTGTTGTACACCCCTGCAATTCCTTCCTTTGCGTGAGAGAGCTGGGCCTCAATGTGATTCTCATCGAAACCCTGCTCATTGAGTATGGTGCTCGCGATGTGACGAAAGCCGTGGCCTGTTTGCCGACCCGCATATCCCAGTCTGCGGAGCGCCATTAGAAAGACGGTGTTGCTACGCGGGATTGTCCTGTCTTTCCTGCCTGGAAATAGGAGAGGGTACGCACCTGTCAGTGTTCGTAACTCTGTGAGCGCTTCAATTGCCTGTCGAGAGAGAGGCACCACATGTTCGCGACGACGTTTCATTCGCTCGGCTGGGATCGTCCATAGCTTTTTGGAGAGGTCGATTTCTGACCAGCGTGCTTCTCGGATCTCGCTCGGGCGCGATGCTAATAAGGAAAGCAAGCGAAGCCCTATACGAACGTCCTTTGCGTGAGGGTAGGAGTTGATCGCTCGAAGTAGCGCAGGCAGTTCTTCAATCGAAACGTGTGCATAGTTTTCAGCGCTACGTGATTGCAAGAATTTGCTGAGGCCTTCAAGGGGGTTGTGGACGGCTCGTCCTGTTACGCGGGCCAGGTCATAGATCTCTTTGCAAAAGGCACGAACTCGGCCCATTTGTTCAATGATCCCTTTCTGCTCCATGCCGCGTAGAAACTCCATCCATTCCAGGGGCAATATTTCTGTGTACACGCGTTTGCCGAAGACGGGGAACACATGAAGCTCAAGTGCGCCAAGCACTCGTCGAGACGTACCTGATTCCCAGCTTGTGCGTCTGGCCTCAAACCACTCGCGGCCTAGCGCTTCAAAGGTGTTGTTGGCAGCAACCTGGTCTGCAACCTTGCGAGCTTGCTTGCTCACCAAAGGATTTTTGCCAGTCGATGCATCATCCCTCAGCTGAGCTGCTTTCTGTCTCGCTAATGAGCCACTGATTTCCGGGTAGCCGCCGAGACCCAGCCACGACCATTTCCCGTCTGGCTTTTTGTAGCGCAGCTCCCACGATTTTTGCCCGTTAGGTTTCACCCGAAAGTACAGACCATTCCCGTCCTGCTCCCGATAAGTAGTGTGCTCGGGCTCCAGGCCTGCGAGCGTGGTGTCTGCTAAGGGGCGGCGTTTGATTTCAGAGCGCTTCACTTCCTGTATGCCTCCAGTTATAGGAATCTCAAAGCATACACGTGGGCATACACGGCGGGAAGTTATAGGGGTGGACAGGGATGGATAGCCAGAAACAAGAAAACCCGCACAGGGCGGGCTTCTTGTGGTGTTTCGTAGGCTGTCTGAGACAGCCCGAGACTGCTATATGGTGCACCCGGCGGGATTCGAACCCACGACCCCTGCCTTCGGAGGGCAGTACTCTATCCAGCTGAGCTACGGATGCTTGTGCGGGC
Proteins encoded in this window:
- a CDS encoding AlpA family transcriptional regulator; amino-acid sequence: MPISAHHTELGQFDPAATLIRINQVIALTGIARATVYKLMSQPDSGFPQAVKLTDSNARGAPVAWVLAEILNWTRARIAARDRVAA
- a CDS encoding DUF927 domain-containing protein, which translates into the protein MTQRTGNTSKRPSFADVKSTALKNIDRVLTHWLPNGKRVDGGKEYTAPNPTRTDKRAGSLKVNLSKGTWADFATGDKGGDLIDLVRYIDGGTDVEACKKLADLLSVSAGSATTKSAPAKSATPEWIAIQPIPAEAMNKCPARHRQHGVPSKVWIYRDAQGQPVMAQYRFDLGPDEDGKPRKVFAPLTWCKRSDGQTTQWRWQGLPEPRPLLRLDDLAQRVDATVVLCEGEKAADAAAELMPDHVATCWPNGSNSWHKANLTPLKGRAVVLWPDNDASGTACMDAIELKLIELGAASVQRISLDVFKLKPSSKGSKPTLIKGGKWADGDDAADALAKGWTADHVAELVRSGEFFGGATEPTEPQEQKAKAPAKRPAKSKTDLLPGGFRLTPEGVFYSGDDGEARPVCSPLEIIARTRDDKGHNWGLLVEFDDPDGAKKRWNIPARTMTGDFGKDVLGPLVDMGLRLAGSRSGRNARNDLQSYLGGFDSAQRARLVTRLGWHDNAFLLPEQQIGSHAEHLHFYEAGAQLPPISEAGSLEQWQQQIAALCVGNHRLAFVVSVAFAGPLLNLLGHESGGFHLYGDSSGGKTTHLQVAASVYGGPRLVRSWRSTDNALESIAAAHSDGLLVLDEIGMCDPRIIGETVYMLGNGTGKARANDRGQAGRQVQEWRLLFLSTGEKTLAQHMADANKELKAGMEVRMLAVPADASKGLGMFDVLNGFEDAAALSDALKARVAKYYGTPLTAFLHSLCAPGEMLRWTVIIRRTVEQFITQNLPASASGQAQRAALRFGLAAAAGELATAFGVTGWPDGTATTAARVCLHAWLAERGGAGNFEGDAIVARLRQVIERFGESRFTRWESAAAKIDEHGPRTIDRLGFRKTLEHGMGDALHTTNTYYVLPEAWRAEIFKGMNISAVNKELLQRGVLEPGSDGKAYSLIRLPGLGPQRCYVVKTVPGTDEGEAKAA
- a CDS encoding DUF3077 domain-containing protein produces the protein MTHSSTLGRSEFSPANGNGQNLFPVNAGIPLEDALEAVSQTLHHANQLILDAAISDAGERFSWPAFYLGEMAKALIDDVNEALLESRIAP
- a CDS encoding tyrosine-type recombinase/integrase, with amino-acid sequence MKRSEIKRRPLADTTLAGLEPEHTTYREQDGNGLYFRVKPNGQKSWELRYKKPDGKWSWLGLGGYPEISGSLARQKAAQLRDDASTGKNPLVSKQARKVADQVAANNTFEALGREWFEARRTSWESGTSRRVLGALELHVFPVFGKRVYTEILPLEWMEFLRGMEQKGIIEQMGRVRAFCKEIYDLARVTGRAVHNPLEGLSKFLQSRSAENYAHVSIEELPALLRAINSYPHAKDVRIGLRLLSLLASRPSEIREARWSEIDLSKKLWTIPAERMKRRREHVVPLSRQAIEALTELRTLTGAYPLLFPGRKDRTIPRSNTVFLMALRRLGYAGRQTGHGFRHIASTILNEQGFDENHIEAQLSHAKEGIAGVYNKAVYLPQRRVMMQWYADHLDELVDGNIIQGRFGKAG
- a CDS encoding helix-turn-helix domain-containing protein gives rise to the protein MQPHDTSDHSTTSLTPACLLTTDQVANALGLSSRTLAAWRSSRSNSLPYIKTGSRVRYRSQDVVAWLETQLRSPAKTAGDRT